In a single window of the Rhizobiaceae bacterium genome:
- a CDS encoding dihydroxyacetone kinase subunit L, giving the protein MKTLSATDLAGFISRLSVAIDGCEQPLNAADARLGDGDTGSMLRRVIKAMEAADVSNAPDVAAAAMGLAQAAMKETGSSLGTLVATGAMAFARQAKALGNTVSASDMPAIVAAMRDAVAARGKAEPGDKTVIDSLDAIATAKAPLTVQAAGEAAEAALADFRDRSCRIGRARMFPEKSKGSDDPGMLAIALLLKSLR; this is encoded by the coding sequence ATGAAGACGCTTTCGGCAACCGACCTTGCCGGCTTCATCAGCCGTCTGAGTGTCGCCATCGACGGCTGTGAGCAACCGCTCAACGCCGCCGACGCGCGCCTTGGCGACGGCGATACGGGATCGATGCTGCGGCGCGTCATCAAGGCCATGGAGGCAGCCGATGTGTCGAATGCGCCGGATGTGGCGGCGGCCGCGATGGGTCTGGCGCAGGCTGCCATGAAGGAGACCGGGTCGAGCCTCGGAACCCTCGTCGCGACGGGTGCGATGGCCTTTGCCAGGCAGGCGAAGGCGCTGGGCAACACGGTTTCGGCCAGCGACATGCCGGCAATTGTCGCGGCCATGCGCGATGCGGTCGCGGCGCGGGGCAAGGCGGAGCCGGGAGACAAGACCGTGATCGACAGCCTCGACGCCATCGCCACGGCGAAGGCGCCACTGACGGTGCAGGCGGCAGGCGAGGCAGCCGAGGCAGCGCTTGCCGATTTCCGCGACCGCTCCTGCCGCATCGGCCGCGCGCGCATGTTCCCGGAGAAAAGCAAGGGGTCGGATGATCCCGGCATGCTGGCGATTGCTCTTCTGCTGAAAAGCCTCCGGTGA
- a CDS encoding dihydroxyacetone kinase subunit DhaK: protein MKKLINNPTDYVPEMLAGLTGAHPELVLGGESRRCISRAKPAGKGKVGIATGGGSGHLPLFTGFVGEGLLDSCAIGNVFEGPNVQSCIDAIKAAESGAGVLCLYGNYGGDRMNFDMACEMTEMEGIATETVLGADDVASAGPEEAQKRRGVAGIVLVYKVAGAAATEGMDLAELAGLARKASAATRSIGVALSPCRVPTADAPNFEIGDNEMEMGMGIHGEPGIWRAALAPADTVADEMFDRVTAELNLSSGDRVVPLVNGLGATPLEELFILYRRFAERLNQKGVEIVSPLVGNFVTSMEMAGASFSLMKLDAELERLIKTPARCPFWSVA, encoded by the coding sequence ATGAAGAAACTGATCAACAACCCCACGGACTATGTTCCGGAAATGCTGGCCGGGCTGACCGGCGCCCATCCCGAACTGGTGCTCGGCGGCGAAAGCCGCCGCTGCATCTCCCGCGCAAAACCTGCCGGTAAGGGCAAGGTGGGCATCGCCACCGGCGGCGGCTCCGGCCACCTGCCATTGTTCACAGGCTTTGTCGGTGAAGGGCTGCTCGATTCCTGCGCCATCGGCAACGTCTTTGAAGGGCCGAACGTCCAGAGCTGCATCGATGCGATCAAGGCCGCCGAAAGCGGCGCGGGCGTGCTTTGCCTCTATGGCAACTACGGCGGTGACCGAATGAATTTCGACATGGCCTGTGAGATGACCGAGATGGAAGGCATCGCCACGGAGACGGTGCTCGGTGCCGACGATGTGGCAAGCGCCGGGCCTGAAGAGGCGCAGAAGCGGCGCGGCGTGGCCGGCATCGTCCTCGTCTACAAGGTCGCAGGGGCGGCAGCGACCGAAGGAATGGACCTTGCCGAACTGGCCGGCCTTGCACGAAAGGCGTCTGCCGCAACCCGGTCGATCGGCGTCGCGCTTTCGCCGTGCCGGGTTCCCACTGCCGACGCGCCCAACTTTGAAATCGGCGACAACGAAATGGAAATGGGCATGGGCATTCACGGCGAGCCGGGCATCTGGCGCGCTGCCCTTGCGCCTGCCGATACCGTGGCCGACGAGATGTTCGACCGCGTGACGGCTGAACTGAACCTGTCAAGCGGCGACCGCGTGGTGCCTTTGGTCAATGGGCTCGGCGCAACTCCGCTCGAAGAGCTTTTCATCCTGTATCGGCGCTTTGCCGAACGGCTCAATCAGAAGGGCGTGGAAATCGTCAGCCCGCTCGTCGGCAATTTCGTCACATCGATGGAAATGGCCGGGGCGTCCTTCTCGCTCATGAAGCTCGATGCCGAACTCGAACGGCTCATCAAGACGCCGGCCAGATGTCCGTTCTGGAGCGTGGCATGA
- a CDS encoding acetolactate synthase catalytic subunit: MNAYAKEPEQISNMTGAQVFAAALKRHGVEVIFGQSIPSALFLAAPDYGIRQIGYRTENAGAAMADAYARTSHKVPVVTGQNGPAATLLVAGLAEALKASIPVVAIVQDVHRKMTDRNAFQELDHLDLFKGVAKWIRRVSEAERIDDYIDMAFTAAASGRPGPAVLIAPIDMFDEPVARYEHPRQANLGSFPLDRSGPDPKAIEQAAELLASAKAPLVIAGGGVHVSDAADELAELQEVACLPVATTSMGKGAVSEEHPLSLGPVGYFMGTRARGKFLRPMVENADVVLLVGNRTNQNGTDSWSLYPRDARYIQIDIDPQEIGRNYEAEVRIVADARLALQALTEAMKTLDLSARKKARAGVEKTISEGIQAHRKEVARVVDMDKSPLRPERLMRDLNTILTPNDIVVADASYSSIWVANFLEARKAGQRFLTPRGLAGLGWGLPFALGAKAARPDARVVGLVGDGGFAHVWSELETSQRMGLPVTLIVLNNQILGYQKHAEKVIWGDHTDVCDFAAVDHAAIARACGLTGIRVDKPEEFLPALEKAMASRSTVVLDVITDERAFPPVTLFEDKERLDY, from the coding sequence ATGAACGCTTACGCAAAAGAACCAGAACAAATCTCGAATATGACCGGCGCGCAGGTTTTTGCCGCCGCGCTCAAACGACATGGGGTGGAGGTCATCTTCGGCCAGTCCATTCCCTCAGCACTTTTTCTCGCGGCCCCGGACTATGGAATCCGGCAGATCGGATACCGCACGGAAAATGCAGGTGCTGCGATGGCTGATGCCTATGCGCGCACCAGCCATAAGGTGCCGGTGGTGACGGGCCAGAACGGACCAGCCGCGACGCTTCTGGTCGCGGGCCTCGCGGAAGCTCTGAAGGCGTCGATACCCGTGGTAGCGATCGTGCAGGACGTGCACCGCAAGATGACCGACCGCAACGCCTTTCAGGAGCTCGATCATCTCGACCTGTTCAAGGGTGTGGCGAAGTGGATACGCCGCGTGAGCGAAGCCGAGCGCATCGACGACTATATCGACATGGCCTTCACGGCGGCTGCATCCGGGCGTCCGGGTCCGGCGGTGCTTATCGCGCCCATCGATATGTTCGATGAGCCAGTGGCACGCTATGAGCATCCGCGGCAGGCCAATCTCGGCAGCTTTCCGCTGGATCGTTCGGGTCCCGATCCAAAGGCGATAGAACAGGCAGCCGAACTGCTGGCGTCGGCCAAGGCTCCTCTGGTGATCGCCGGCGGCGGCGTGCATGTGTCCGATGCCGCCGACGAGCTTGCCGAGCTGCAGGAAGTCGCATGCCTGCCGGTCGCAACAACCTCGATGGGCAAGGGTGCGGTCTCGGAAGAACATCCCCTCAGCCTTGGCCCCGTCGGCTATTTCATGGGCACGCGGGCGCGCGGCAAGTTCCTGCGGCCAATGGTCGAGAATGCCGACGTCGTTCTTCTTGTCGGAAACCGGACCAACCAGAACGGCACCGATTCCTGGTCGCTGTATCCGCGCGACGCACGATACATCCAGATCGACATCGACCCGCAGGAGATCGGCCGCAACTACGAGGCCGAGGTGCGCATCGTCGCCGACGCCAGGCTGGCGTTGCAGGCGCTGACCGAGGCAATGAAGACTCTCGACCTCTCTGCTCGCAAGAAGGCGCGTGCGGGGGTCGAAAAGACCATCTCGGAAGGCATCCAGGCGCATCGCAAGGAAGTTGCCCGAGTTGTGGACATGGACAAGTCGCCGCTCAGGCCCGAGCGTCTCATGCGCGATCTGAACACCATACTCACGCCGAACGACATCGTCGTGGCCGATGCGAGCTATTCGTCGATCTGGGTTGCCAATTTCCTGGAAGCCAGGAAGGCGGGGCAGCGTTTCCTCACGCCGCGCGGTCTTGCCGGGCTGGGCTGGGGACTTCCCTTTGCGCTTGGCGCGAAGGCCGCCCGTCCGGACGCAAGGGTGGTCGGCCTCGTCGGTGACGGTGGGTTCGCGCATGTCTGGTCCGAGCTTGAAACCTCGCAGCGCATGGGTCTACCGGTGACGCTGATCGTGCTGAATAACCAGATTCTCGGCTACCAGAAGCATGCCGAGAAAGTGATCTGGGGCGACCACACCGATGTCTGCGATTTCGCAGCTGTCGATCATGCGGCCATCGCCCGGGCGTGCGGACTGACCGGCATTCGCGTTGACAAGCCGGAGGAGTTCCTGCCCGCCCTTGAAAAGGCAATGGCTTCCCGGTCGACGGTCGTCCTCGACGTCATCACGGACGAGCGCGCTTTCCCGCCGGTCACGCTGTTCGAGGACAAGGAGAGGCTCGATTACTAG
- a CDS encoding ABC transporter permease, translating into MQSSIKSGRGVPSPGVDLSAWRAEIGVAVALAALVVLFSLNAQNFLSTENFTTLLQQTSVIAIIAVGMTMVIVTGEIDLSVGAQVGLAGTLFAVFTVQFGIPIYLSALLVLAQAALVGAFVGMLRVVWEIPTFITTLGLLSALRGVAFYVSDGLTIGPMPRDLEVIWYGSFLGLSFPVWAMMAVIAAGWIVLSTMPFGRHLYAIGGDAETARRYGVKVARLRIAVMVIVQMLSAAGGMMLVARLNSGSPTVGELMELDVIAAVIVGGTLLSGGKGRIIGTILGVFFVAVLRNGLVLNGIDPVIFLIAQGLVIILAVWWSMLRR; encoded by the coding sequence ATGCAATCCAGCATCAAAAGCGGAAGGGGGGTTCCAAGCCCCGGCGTCGACCTTTCGGCATGGCGCGCGGAGATCGGCGTCGCCGTTGCCCTTGCGGCGCTGGTCGTGCTTTTTTCCCTAAACGCCCAGAATTTTCTTTCCACTGAAAATTTCACCACCCTTCTGCAACAGACCTCGGTGATCGCGATTATCGCGGTCGGCATGACGATGGTGATCGTGACCGGGGAGATTGACCTTTCGGTCGGGGCACAGGTCGGGCTGGCGGGCACACTGTTTGCCGTATTCACCGTACAATTCGGCATTCCGATCTACCTGTCGGCACTGCTCGTACTGGCGCAGGCGGCGCTCGTCGGCGCCTTTGTCGGCATGCTGAGAGTCGTCTGGGAAATTCCGACCTTCATCACCACGCTCGGCCTGTTGTCCGCCCTGCGCGGCGTGGCGTTCTACGTCAGCGACGGTCTGACCATCGGACCGATGCCGCGCGATCTTGAAGTCATCTGGTATGGCAGCTTCCTTGGACTTTCCTTTCCCGTCTGGGCCATGATGGCGGTCATCGCGGCAGGCTGGATCGTGCTGTCGACAATGCCCTTCGGGCGCCATCTCTATGCAATCGGCGGCGACGCCGAAACGGCGCGCAGATACGGCGTCAAGGTCGCGCGGCTGCGCATCGCGGTGATGGTCATCGTCCAGATGCTCAGCGCGGCGGGCGGCATGATGCTTGTCGCGCGGCTCAATTCGGGCAGTCCGACCGTGGGCGAGTTGATGGAACTCGACGTGATCGCCGCGGTCATCGTCGGCGGCACCCTGCTTTCGGGCGGCAAGGGCCGCATCATTGGCACCATTCTTGGCGTCTTCTTCGTCGCCGTTCTCCGCAACGGTCTCGTTCTCAACGGGATTGATCCCGTCATCTTCCTGATTGCCCAAGGCCTCGTGATCATCCTCGCGGTCTGGTGGTCGATGCTCCGCAGATAG
- a CDS encoding sugar ABC transporter substrate-binding protein, with the protein MINRLVNAIASVAVTGVMLMSTPVFAQDGKLSIGALIYARDSQFWQQVERGMSDAAAKYDVDLAVGLNRRQLATEAQVVEDMATRGVKAIILPPLDAQASVAAVKRAKDRGIMIVDYDAPLADADVASHTIGVDSVQLAATVTKKMREELDAAGGGKIALITLPPTNPNMQNRLTGAMSNLEDGSIEIVNKIAAATPEQGANALETILQRTPDVSAVWASNSGSMSGAAAAARRTSSKVKLYGVDMSQELAEAMLDKDGNVYAVSDQQPYKIGYVAVETAVKSLKGEAQPRKVSVDVKLYSRDDPDNIKSYLDLVKSLAK; encoded by the coding sequence TGCTCATGTCGACGCCTGTCTTCGCGCAGGACGGGAAGCTCTCCATCGGTGCGCTCATCTATGCCCGCGACTCGCAATTCTGGCAGCAGGTCGAGCGCGGCATGTCGGATGCCGCCGCGAAATATGATGTAGACCTCGCCGTCGGCCTCAACCGCAGGCAACTGGCAACGGAGGCGCAGGTCGTCGAGGATATGGCGACGCGCGGCGTGAAGGCAATCATCCTTCCGCCGCTCGATGCGCAGGCGTCCGTCGCCGCCGTCAAGCGGGCCAAGGACCGCGGCATCATGATCGTCGACTACGACGCGCCTCTGGCCGATGCGGACGTGGCGAGCCATACGATCGGCGTCGACAGTGTCCAGCTCGCCGCGACGGTTACGAAGAAGATGCGCGAGGAGCTGGACGCGGCAGGCGGCGGCAAGATTGCGCTGATCACGCTTCCGCCGACCAATCCCAACATGCAAAACCGCCTCACCGGGGCGATGTCCAATCTTGAGGACGGTTCGATCGAGATCGTCAACAAGATCGCGGCGGCGACCCCCGAGCAGGGCGCCAACGCGCTGGAGACGATCCTGCAGCGCACACCGGACGTTTCGGCCGTCTGGGCGTCCAATTCGGGCTCGATGTCGGGCGCTGCCGCTGCGGCGCGGCGCACCTCCAGCAAGGTAAAGCTCTACGGCGTGGACATGAGCCAGGAACTGGCCGAGGCGATGCTGGACAAGGACGGCAATGTCTACGCGGTATCCGACCAGCAGCCCTACAAGATCGGCTATGTGGCGGTCGAGACCGCGGTCAAGAGCCTTAAGGGCGAGGCGCAGCCGCGCAAGGTTTCGGTCGACGTCAAGCTCTACAGCCGCGACGACCCTGACAACATCAAGTCCTATCTCGATCTGGTGAAATCCTTGGCGAAATGA